Genomic DNA from Methanofollis sp. W23:
TCCAGCAGTTCCGGTCGAAAGAGCGGAGAGATCATCTTCGCTGAGGAAGAAGACGACTCTATTACGAAATAAGGGGCTGTTGGGTGTACATTACCGGGATTGAGATCGATAATTTCAAGTCTTTTGCGAAAAAGACGAGAATCCCATTTTTAGAGGGTTTCACTGTCATCTCAGGCCCGAACGGTTCTGGTAAAAGTAATATTATCGACAGTCTCCTCTTCGCCCTGGCACTCTCCAGTTCGCGTGGACTCAGGGCTGAGAAGTTGACCGACCTCATCAACCTCAATTCTGGAAAAAATACTGCCGAGGTGGGAATAACTTTCTCTGACGGGACCGAGATCAGGCGACGGATCAAGCGGACGGCGTCAAACTATTATTCATACAATTATCTCAATGGCAAACTTGTCAAGCAGAACGATATTGTCGAGTTCCTTGCAAAGTTTGGGGTCAAACCTGAGGGATATAATGTGGTGATGCAGGGTGACATCACCAGGATTATGGAGATGAGCGACTTCGAGCGCCGCAAGATCATTGATGAGATCGCTGGCGTCTCGGAGTTCGAGGGAAAGAAGGCCCGGGCCCTTGATGAACTCGAGGTGGTGCGCGAGCGGATCGAGCGCGAAGAGGTGGTGCTCTTTGAACTCGATGCGAGGCTTGAGGAACTGAAGCACGAGCGTGAGCAGGCCCTGGCATATCGTCACTGGCAGGAACAACTCGAGCATTTCAAGGGGTGTCGTGCCGCGGCGCAGCTGCGCGATATGGAGAAGGAGCACACGTCTCTCCTTTCAAAGGTGGCTGATGCAGAGACTGACCTTGAGCGGACGCTCTTGGATCTCGGGATCGAGCAGAACGACCTTGAGTACCTGCGTGGGGATCTCAAAGAGGTCGATGCAGAGATCAATGAGAAGAGCGGGAGCGAATACCTGAAGATGATCTCGGCCCTTGAAGGCGCTAAGGGGAGGATCAAGGTATCTGAGTCGACGATCGCGAGGTTGAAGAAGGAAAAAGAAGGGAACCTTGAGGGGGTCAACCGTGCGTTCCTTGATGAGAAGCGTGCTTCTGAGCGGGTGCAGGAGTGCACCACGCAGATCAGGACGCTCTCGGTCGACCGGGCAAATCTCTCGATGGAACTTGCCGGTGCAAAGGCGGCGGTCGAGAACCTGGAGGCCGAGATCGCACGCGGCGGGCAGGCGGCAGAAGACCTGAAAGAGCACCTCTTCTCCCTGATGAGGGGGGTGGAGGAGAAGAAAGGGGCACGCTCAGAGTATCTGCATCGCCAGGATCTCCTGATTGAAAAAAGTCGGATGCGGACCTCGGAGATGGAGCGTCTTCAGGCCCGTCTTGATGAGGTGCGGTCAGGCAGGGAGGGGCTTGCCGCTGAGGTCGAGAAAGTGCGGAAGGCGTCGGCCGCTCTGGTGGAGAAGAAGAGTGCCCTTGACCGTGACCTTTCGAAGGCGGAGAGTACGCTCTTTGGTCGGAGGTCGTCTCTTGAGCGGATCAGGAAAGAACTCCAGGACACTGAGCGTGAGTTGATGCGGCTTGAGGCCCAGCAGCAGTCGCGCGGTGGCGTGGGGGGGCCTGCGCTTGAGGCCGTTCTTGGGATGGACGGTGTCTGTGGGACAGTGGCGCAGCTTGGGAAGACGCCGCCTGAGTATGCCACCGCGCTGGATGTGGCGGCCGGGGGAAAGTTGCGCTATGTCGTCGCTGAGAGTGATGGGGTGGCGGCTGAGGCGATCCGGTACCTCAAGGAGCAGCGTCTCGGGCGGTTGACTTTCCTTCCTATGAATAAACTGAAGCGGAGGGAGTATCCACCGGTGCGGGAAGCTGGGGTGGTCGGGTATGCGAAGGACCTCCTCTCTTTTGGTCCAGAGTACGACCTTGCTTTCCAGCAGGTCTTCGGGACGACGCTGGTCGTTGAAACCCTGGCGAATGCACGGCGGTTGATGGGGCGGTACAGGATGGTCACGCTGGAGGGCGAACTTCTGGAGCGCTCAGGAGCGATGACTGGCGGCTATCTAAAGAAGAAGCAGCAGGGTGGGTTCGGTGCGGCGGTCGAGGACGAGATCGCACGTCTTTCGATTTCGCTTGCAGAGAAGAGGGAGGAGGCTACGGAGTTTGAGCGTTCTGTCGCCCGTCTCACCTCTGAGGCCGAAGAGTTGCGGAGGCGCCGCTCAGGGATCGAGCAGGAGGCGGCACGGTATGCGATGGTCCTCGAGGAGTACGAACGTCGGACGACCTCGCAGCAGAGTGATGAGGGGGAGTTTGCCACATCGCTTGCCGCCCTCAAGGCTGAGGTGGAGGAGAGCGCGGGAGAACTTGCCTTGGTCGAGGCCGCGCTGGACACGGTGGGAGATGAGATTGCGGCGCTGGACCGGGAGGTCGAGGGCCTCAAGCAGGAGTTGGACGATACTGAGATCCCGCGGCTCACCGAGGAGTTGGAGCAGAGGCGTCGGGAGTGCGAGGGGATCGAGCGTCGTCTCCGGAACAAGGAGGCAGATGTTGCCGATGCCCAGCGCGAGAGGCAGTACTTTGAGCGGCGGGTGGAGGAACTTGCCGCCGAGCGGGAACGCCTGGCAGAGAAGAATGCCGGGATTGATGCCGAGGTCTCGGGGGCGGAGGCCGAGATCGCGTCGGCAAAGGCCGAGATCGCCGGGCTTGAAGAGCGGCAGAAGGTGTTCTCGACTGAACTTGACGGGCTGCGTAAAAAACGCGAAGAGGTTGCAGGGGCGATTACAGAGGCCGAGAAGCGGTGTGCGGGACTGAATGCAAAGGCCGATCGGGTCCGTCTCCTTATCGTCTCCTACAAGGAGAAGGTTACAGGGTTGGCCGCGGAGATCGAGGAACTGCGCGGGCACGCGGGGGAGGAGACTGATCTCTCACTCTCCCAGATCGAGGACGGGATCGCAGAGGCGGAACGGAATATGCGCGCCATCGGGGCGGTGAACATGCTGGCCATAGAGGAGTATGGGCGGGTGTGCGACCGTATCAACGAGCGGACTGAGAAGAAGAATGTGCTCTCCGGGGAGAGGACGTCGATCCTTGAGCGGATCGAGCATTTTGATACCCTGAAATATGACTCTTTTATGGAGGCTTTCCGCGCGATCGATGCGAACTTCAGGGAGATCTTTGCTTGTCTGACTGCAGGGAGTGGACATCTGAACCTCGAGAATCCTGACGACCCCTTCTCAGGGGGGCTCTCATTTGCGGTACGGCCGAGAGGGAAGAAGGTCCAGCTCCTCTCTGCGCTTTCGGGGGGGGAGAAGTCGCTGACCACCCTGGCGTTCCTCTTCTCGATTCAAAAGTTCATGCCCGCCCCGTTCTATGCCTTCGATGAGGTGGATATGTTCCTTGATGGGGCAAATGTTGAGCAGGTTGCTGCCATGATCAGGGAACTTTCCAGGAATGCCCAGTTCATCTCGGTCTCTCTGCGCAAGCCGATGATTGAGCGGGCTGACCGGGTGATGGGTGTGACGATCCGCCCTGACAAGAGTACGCTTGTGACCGGTGTCGAGAATCATGCATGAGGAGCCTGTAGAGATTCTGGTCCAGCTCGCGGAGCGGGGTGAGATCGATCCATGGAATATCGACATCGTCGAAGTGACAGATCGCTTTCTCTCTGAACTTGAACGGCGCCGTGAACTGGACCTCAGGATCTCGGGGCGCACACTTTTTTTTGCGGCGACATTGCTGAGGATGAAGTCGGAGTACCTTACGACTGATCCGTTTGAAGATGAGGGTGAGGACGATCTGGACGGGTCAGAGGAGGATGAAGAGATCCTTGAGTGTGCCGCTGATGAGACTGAACCAATCGAGCAGTTGGAGCGCGAGATTCAACGGCGTATCGGTCGCAAGAAAGTGCGCCGCAGGCCAGTCACACTCTATGAACTGATCACTGAGTTGAAAGCGGCGGAGAAAGAGGAGCGCCGTCGTCACCGGAGGCGCGCGCAGCAGCAGGAGATCCCTCCTCCTCATGTCAGTGAGGTTGTGGCGGTGGCCCATGATGAGGATTATGGAGGTGCGGCCGGGGCCGTGCTCGGTTGCTATGAGTCTCTGGCTCCTGGTGGGGAGACAGTGACAGTGCGCGCACTTTGTGATTCTTTAGGGAAGAGAACGATAGATGTCTATATCCCACTTCTTTTTCTTACCCTGGAGGGAGAAGTGGCGCTCTGGCAGGAGGAATATTTTGGTGATGTGTACGTGAGGAGGGATCTGCATGGACAGAGTCGCGATGCTTGAAGCCATTCTCTTTGTGGCAGGTGCGCCTGTTGATTATAGGGATATTGCAAAGATGCTTAAAGTGCGGGGCGATGAGGTGCCGGCGCTTGCATCTGAGTTGAAAACTCGGCTGGAGGGGCGCGCAGCTCCTCTTGAGGTGCTCGATTCTGGTGAAACTCTGTACATGGTCCTTAAGGAGGAGTATAGCGAGTTTGTTTATCCTTTGATGCGCCCTGAGATTTCTCGTGCGGTTTTACGCACGCTTTCGGTGATCGCATACCGGCAGCCGATGCTCCAGAGTGATCTTGTGGGGGTGCGCGGGAGTGGAGCATATGCGCATGTGGAGGAACTTGTGGAGCGGGGTCTGGTGGCGCGTCAGCGGAGCGGGCGGAGTTATGAACTCCAGACGACTCCTGAATTCTCCCGGTATTTTAAAACTGCAACCCTTTCGAGTGTCCAGGAACGCCTGGATGTGCGGTAGTTATTTATGCTGGACCTTACAACATTGTAAGGTCGTGTCTGAGACGGTTTCCAGAGGGCTGCTCATGGGGTGGCCCTCTGGGGATTGTATTCTCGATCCTGGCTGTGGGCCGGGGTCGAAGGGTATATATGCGTCGAAGATTAACAATGATAACGCACAAGGTGACGGGGACTGGTTGCAATGCAACTGGTCTTTTGTTGGTCTTTGGGAAGTCTTCCTTTAACGCGCTCCTCCGGGGGTGTGACTGCGAAGGTTTATATCCTGAAGCGCCCAATATTGTTACCTCTCAAAGTGACTGGGGTTCGATGAATCCGGCGAGATCGGAATCGAGCCTTTATGGGACCTGAGGCATCGGATGTGGTCTTCCTTTAACGCGCTCCTCCGGGGGTGTGACTGCGAAGGTTTATATCCTGAAGCGCCCAATATTGTTACCTCTAAACGAGCATATGATGTTGGAGTCAGGGGCAGACAAGGTTTATATGTCCTGAACTCTAATATTGTTAGCACGCAAGGTGGCTGGCACCGAAGACCCCGGAATGTTCTGGGATCGGTGTTGGGCGACACCAATCTGGTTTGTCTTTCACTCGGTCTGAGCGAAGGTATATAACTGGTGAAGTGAAACATAATATGCCTCAATGGGTGACCTCGAATCATATCTTTGGTTCGAGACAGTGACTCCAAAGGTTTATAACCTCTGAAGTCTAATACTGTATCCCCAAGAAGTCACTCGGGTGCGAGGAAGTTCGCCCCTGACAAAGGGCGCAGAATACTGTTCTGCGTTTTAATGGAGAATCAAAATCACCGAATTTGGTCGGTGTTGGTTCTGACGTTGGCACTGGCAATGCGGAAATCTATCTAGCAACCGCTAATCCCTTTAAGAAAATAGTGTGCTTACTTTAAATTCTGGTTGATCCTGCCAGAGGCTACTGCTATCGGGGTTCGATTTATCCATGCGAGTCGAGAGGGTTCGGCCCTCGGCGTACTGCTCAGTAACACGTGGACAACCTGCCCTAAGGTGAGGGATAACCCCGGGAAACTGGGGATAATACCTCATAATCTACAGGTGCTGGAATGCTCTGTAGGTGAAAGGTCCGCCGCCTTAGGATGGGTCTGCGGCCGATTAGGTAGTTGTTGGGGTAATGGCCCAACAAGCCTGTAATCGGTACGGGTTGTGGGAGCAAGAGCCCGGAGATGGATTCTGAGACAAGAATCCAGGCCCTACGGGGCGCAGCAGGAGCGGAAACTTTACAATGCAGGAAACTGTGATAAGGGAACCCCGAGTGCCCGTATGGACGGGCTGTTCAGGTGCGTAAAAAACACTTGGAGAAAGGGCCGGGCAAGACCGGTGCCAGCCGCCGCGGTAATACCGGCGGCTCGAGTGGTGGCCACTATTACTGGGCTTAAAGCGTCCGTAGCTGGGTAGTTAAGTCTCTTGGGAAATCTTCCGGCTTAACCGGAAGGCGTCTAAGGGATACTGGCTACCTAGGGATCGGGAGAGGTGAGAGGTACTCTGGGGGTAGGAGTGAAATCCTGTAATCCTTAGGGGACCACCTGTGGCGAAGGCGTCTCACCAGAACGACTCCGACAGTGAGGGACGAAAGCTGGGGGAGCAAACCGGATTAGATACCCGGGTAGTCCCAGCTGTAAACTATGCGTGTTAGGTGTATCGGTGACCACGAGTTACCGAGGTGCCGAAGGGAAACCGTGAAACGCGTCGCCTGGGAAGTACGGTCGCAAGGCTGAAACTTAAAGGAATTGGCGGGGGAGCACCACAACGGGTGGAGCCTGCGGTTTAATTGGACTCAACGCCGGACAGCTCACCGGGTAGGACAGCGATATGATAGCCGGGCTGAAGACCTTGCTTGATCAGCTGAGAGGAGGTGCATGGCCGTCGTCAGTTCGTACTGTGAAGCATCCTGTTAAGTCAGGCAACGAGCGAGACCCACGCCAACAGTTGCCAGCATGGTCTCCGGACTGATGGGGACACTGTTGGGACCGCCTCTGCTAAAGAGGAGGAAGGAATGGGCAACGGTAGGTCAGCATGCCCCGAATTACCCGGGCTACACGCGGGCTACAATGGTCAGGACAATGGGTTCCGACACCGAAAGGTGAAGGTAATCCCCTAAACCTGTTCTTAGTTCGGATTGTGGGCTGCAACTCGCCCACATGAAGCTGGAATCCGTAGTAATCGCGTTTCAAGATAGCGCGGTGAATCTGTCCCTGCTCCTTGCACACACCGCCCGTCAAACCACCCGAGTGGGGTTTGGGTGAGGCTGTGGTTGTTGCCATAGTCGAATCTAGGTTCCGCAAGGGGGGTTAAGTCGTAACAAGGTAGCCGTAGGGGAATCTGCGGCTGGATCACCTCCTAACGAAATAGGGTTCGCGGTTGTTAGATAGACCGTAAAGTTGCTAGTGCCAAGAAGGGAGCGGGCTCATAGATCAGTGGTAGATCGCCGCCTTTGCGAGGCGGAGGCCGAGGGTTCAAATCCCCCTGAGTCCACTTTCAATGCACCTGGGGACGCAAGTCCTCAGGGAAGGGCTGAAGGTCAAGTCAATGACCTGAAGAGGCCGTGTAAAGGGAATGCACATCGGGCGTCAAATGGGTTCAGCGGAACGCTGGAGTCAAGCCTGTCAGTGAATGGCTCGGTTCGAGTGCCGAAGAAGGGCGTGCCAAGCTGCGATAAGCTCCGGGGAGAGGCAAGGAATCTACGATCCGGAGATCCCCTAATGGGACATCCCAACACTTCGGTGTTGATCCGTAAGGATCGGGAACGCCCCGAATTGAAACATCTTAGTAGGGGCAGGAAAAGAAATCAACCGAGATGTCGCGAGTAAAGGCGATTGAAAACGACATAGTTCAAACCGAATCCCTTCGGGGACATGTGGTGTGGTAGGCCTGCCGTCTGGGTGATGCGATGAAGTGGAAGTCCTCTGGAATGAGGCACCATAGGGGGTGACAGTCCCGTACATGTAAATCAATTCATCCTGGCAGTGTCCTGAGTACCGTGGGTTGGAATTCTCGCGGGAATCTGGGGGTCATCAACCTCCAAAACTAAATACAACTCGAAACCGATAGCGCAGTAGTAGCGTGAGCGAAAGCTGAAAAGTAACCCTGAAAAGGTGGTTAAAAGCGCCTGAAACTGATAGGTGATAGTGTGTTACGGCGCGAAAGGATCTTCTGCATGAAGGAACCCGTCGCGAGGCGGTAGTACGGGTGTAGTTGCCAGTGTCGTAACTTACGTTTTGAAGAATGGGCCAGAGAGTTAGTCTCGTTGGCGAAGGTTAACCGTAGAGGGAAGCCGAAGCGAAAGCGACAAGTCCGTAGCCTTCGGGCATGGGACGACGTATTAAAAGTGCGTGAAGTCAATGGGACTAGACCCGAAGCCGGGTGATCTATGCGTGGGCAGGTTGAAGTGTGACGAAAGTCGCGTGGAGGACCGCATGAGGTTTTGATATACAAATCATTCTCGTGACCTGCGTATAGGAGTGAAAGATTCATCGAACCCGGCATCTGCTGGTTCCTTCCGAAACATGCCGTAGCATGACCTGGCCAGAGATAGTCGGTGAGGTAGAGCACTGATTGGGGATCCCGGGAGAGAAATCTCTCGCTCCCCTGTCAAACTCCAAACTCCCCGACGTCGTGGAAGGCTGGAAGTCCGCATTACGGGGTAAGCTTGTAATGCGTAAGGGAAACAACCCAGACCGTGGTTAATGTCCCTCAATGTAGGCTAAGTGTCAATACTGAAAGGCGTCCTAGGCCAAAAACAACTGGGAGGTGAGCTTAGAAGCAGCTATCCTTCAAAAAGTGCGTAACAGCTTACCAGTCTAGGTTTAGGGCACTGAAAATGGACGGGGCTAAAGCCTACTACAGAGACCACGGAGCACCGAAAGGTGATCTAGTAGGAAGGCATCCTGCATGGGGAGAAGCAGGGTCGTAAGTTCCTGTGGACCGTGTAGGAATGAGAATTCTGGCAGTAGTAGAAGCAAAGATGGGTGAGAATCCCATCCGCCGGAGGGGCTAGGTTTCCTCGGCAATGTTCGTCAGCCGAGGGTTAGTCGGTCCTAAGTTGCACCGTAACGCGAGTGCAGCAAAAGGGAAACAGGTTAATATTCCTGTACCATTTGGTCTTTGCGAAAGCACTGACGCTTTGGGATATGCCGGGCAAGGTTGTCGCCTTGTCTAAGCATCTAAGTCTGGGGAGTACCGTTATGGTGAGAACCAGGTGAAAGTGTGATGGGGTAACTCGGCAAATTCCTGGAGTCCATGAAAAGGTGACCAAATGTCCGTACCGAGATCTGACACAGGTGCCCCTAGCTGAAAAGGCTAAGGCGTTTCGGATGAATCATGTTAAGGGAATTCGGCAAAATGGCCCCGTAACTTCGGAAGAAGGGGTGCCTGCCTGGTGATCAGGCAGGTCGCAGTGACCAGGGGGCTCTGACTGTCTAATAACAACATAGCTGACTGCAACTCCGAAAGGACTAGTATAGTCAGTGATTCCTGCCCAGTGCGAGTATCTGAACACTGGTTTCAACCGGACGAAGGACTCGTAAACGGCGGGGGTAACTATGACCCTCTTAAGGTAGCGTAGTACCTTGTCGCTTAATTGGCGACTTGCATGAATGGATTAACAAGAGCCCTACTGTCCCTAACATGAATCCGTTGAACCTTTTATCCTGGTGCAGAGGCCAGGGACCCCAAATGGGAAGTGAAGACCCCGTGGAGCTTTACTGCAGCCTGTCGTTGTGTTACGGTATTCTTTGCGCAGTGTAGATGGGAGACGTCGATCTGCCCCTTGCGGGGGGTAGGGAGTCGACAATGAGACACCATCCTTAGTTTGCTGTAACACTAACTCGTTCGAGGACAACGATAGGTAGGCAGTTTGGGTGGGGCGCCACACCCTCGAAAAGATATCAAGGGTGCCCTAAGGTCAACTCATGTGAGTCAGAAACTCACAGAAGAGTGTCAAGAGCAAAAGTTGGCCTGACGCGATTATGAATAGCAAATAATCGCGAGAGGAAACTCGGGTCTAACGAACCAATACGCCTTTTTGATGAGGGCTATTGACTACAGAAAAGCTACCCCGGGGATAACAGAGTCGTCGCCGGCAAGAGCACATATCGACCCGGCGGCTTGCTACCTCGATGTCGGTTCTTTCCATCCTGGCTGTGCAGCAGCAGCCAAGGGTGAGGTTGTTCGCCTATTAAAGGGGATCGTGAGCTGGGTTTAGACCGTCGTGAGACAGGTCGGTTACTATCTATTTGGGGTGTTCGGAGTCTGAAGGTAAGAAAGAAATAGTACGAGAGGAACTTTCTTTCGTCGCCTCTGGTCGATCGGTTGTCTGACAAGGCACTGCCGAGCAGCTACGCGACAAGGGGTAAAAGCTGAAAGCATCTAAGCTTGAAACCCAGCCTGAAAAGAGACTCCATTGAGGACACGGGTAAAAGACCCGCTTGATAGGCTCGGGATGTAAGCACGGAGGCAACGACGTGTTCAGTCCGCGAGTACTAACGTCCGAATCCAGTATTCCGTTGAACCCAGACGAAATCCGATGTGCATACCCTTAAATCATATAATGGTTAACATTATAGACTGATAACACGGCTGCCAAGGTGGCGGAGCGGCTACGCGGTTGACTGCAGATCAACTACACCCCGGTTCAAATCCGGGCCTTGGCTTTGGGTGATAGCGGCCATAGCAACAGGGAAACACCTGGACTCTTTCCGAACCCAGAAGTTAAGCCTGTTCACGTATTGCCTTGTACTGAGTTGCGCGAGCACTTGGGAACGGTAATGCGCTGCTATCCCCTTCCTTATAATTAGACTGTTCTTATATGCATTGTTTAGGAGATTGTTTCCTGCATGTGTACAGGACTTGTTATCTTCAGCATCATCATTGTGTATTTCTTATTCTATAACATGGACTTACCTGGGATTATCCAATAGGAAGATCTATCAATCCAGTGTTCAGTTGCCATTAGTGTTCGATCCTATGTACTTCTTCCAACAATTGATCCCAGGACTTTAGAATTTCGATCGATTATTGTCTCTCAAGTATTTCCCTGTCCTATCCTCTGGTCTTATGTGCATATCCTTATATCGTATTAGGACCGATTAGTACAATGTATAGCGGCCATAGCAACAGGGAAACACCTGGACTCTTTCCGAACCCAGAAGTTAAGCCTGTTCACGTATTGCCTTGTACTGAGTTGCGCGAGCACTTGGGAACGGTAGTGCGCTGCTATATTCTTCCTGAGCAATGAGTAGATGTCTATTTTCTATTTGTTATTCAATTCAGCTCATTCCTGCAGACACTCCTTCCCCAGGCTGTTGTGATCAGTCTTGGTGCAGGTTTATGCTTCCGGCGATCACCTGTGGATACCGTGATATCTGATCTCTCTTTTCCTTTTGCCTCGTTCTTGAAGCACTATTATAAGGTATATTCTCACATATCATCAGGCACACGGTCAGTGTCAGTTCTCGCGACAGCGTGTGTCCATCCTGAGCAGTGCGAGATCATGTCGCTCATTCAGGATGTATGGTGATAGAGATGGCAGAGATTCCACGAATACCACAGTGTATGAGCACCCAGCATCCTGACAATGTTCATATCCCGTTTTTTGCTGAGAACACACAACTCGGTGGGGAGGACGAGGTCAGGGAGGCCTACTATGCCTATTCACATCTCGGGTGCGGGGAACAGATGTGGGACTGCGAAGGGAAAGAAGTCGACAACTTTGTCGTCAAAAAACTTCTGTCTAGATATGGTCCATTCTTCCATGAACATCCCCTCGGGAAAGATGTCTTTCTGACCCTCAGGGTACCGAATCCTGAGGTAGAGAAGGCCGAGGCAAAGATCCTCCTCGAGACCCTGGAGAGCATCCCACGCTCATATGATGTCGCTCACCTATTCTCAGGTGGTACCACCCCTCCGATCTTCCAGGTTATTCTCCCGATGGCGTCATCATACCCGGCCATTGATAATATCTATCAATATTACCGCGATTTTGTGGTGGGCCAACAATACAAACGACTTGGGGGGCGTGAAAAAACAATTGCGGACTGGATAGGGCGATTTAATCCAGAAAAGATCGATGTAATCCCGCTCTTTGAAGACCAATCAAGCCTGCTCAATGCGGCCAAAATTGTAGGGCGGTACATGGAGGATAAAAACCTCGATTATCAGCGGGTCTTTCTTGCGCGTTCAGATCCCGCAATGAATTATGGGATGGTGGGGGCAATCCTCCTTGACAAAGTTGCGCTCTACCGTCTTCACCTCCTGGCCGAGGAGACCGGCGTCCCGATCTACCCGATCATCGGTGTCGGGTCCGCTCCGTTCAGGGGAAATCTCAGCCCCGAAACCGTCGAGCGCTGCACTGCAGAGTACCCAAGTGTCCACACCTTCACGGTGCAGTCGGCCTTCAAATATGACTATCCCCAGGATGAAGTCTGTAAAGCAGTCACAGATCTTGAAAAGCGTGAGGTATCTGCCCCGATGGAGATCAGAGAAGAAGACGTCCTCCCGGTGGTTGAGAAGTGCACGGTACGGTATATGGAAAGTGTCACCGCCCTCTCAGACCTTATCAATCGCGTTGCCGCCTATGTCCCGAGCCGGAGAAAGCGGAAACTCCATATCGGACTCTTCGGGTATTCGCGGAGTATGGGCGGGGTCACCCTCCCCAGGGCGATCACCTTCACCTCGGCACTCTATTCAATCGGCCTCCCCCCTGAACTCCTCGGACTCGATGCCCTTGAGTCAGACGACATCGAGTACCTGCGTGAGGTCTACGTGAACTTCGACACTGACCTGGCCGATGCGGTGCGGTACTTCGATCCTGAATCCTCGTACGCCCCTGCGTCCCTGGTCCAGTCGGTCTGCGACCTTGTCGATGTCGAACCAGACCCAGAACACCTGGAGTGCGCGGCCTCGGTCCGCCTGGCGATGAAGGAAGGCCGGACCGCAGACGTCAGGTCCGGGATCCTCAGGGCCGCGAATATCAGGCATTTCCTGGGATGATACCTCATTAGAAGGTCTCTGGATTTTGGCTCTGTAGAACCCTTCCCACATCGAGCGCGCTGGGGGCGCGGCCCCCTGACCTCGGTACGAAGATTGAACTGGGAAGGCACAATCAATGGACATGAAAAGTCACTTTTTCAACACAGCCTGGATTCTGAATAATCATCTCAGTGAGGCGGGACGTGCTGCTCCCTGTTCCTCCCGCGCCAGTGCCGGGGCCAGGGGAGGACGGGAAGCAATCATCCCCAATTTATGTTCGTCGATTGTGCCTTCCAGGTCCAATCTTTATCGCTGAGGACCGGAGACGGAGTTCCCCTATATCACAGAATCATTCCCACCTTCTCGTGGAATCTTTCGACGATGAGAAGCGAAGGTGGCGCTGGGGTGCTCCCTCTCTTATGAGGAGATGGACCGCACCCATCAGGACGTTGAAACGCCGCTCAGGACAATGTTCTCAGAATATTTTCATCAGATATGTGTGAGTCTGGATCCTATTCTGTGGTGCCCCTCACTTTTTTTGGTTCGAGTATGATTCAACTGCCTTCCCCCATCTTCTCGCCGGGGGCGAGTGCCGCCCGGACCTCTGGGATGTGGATTGGGCCGGGAAAGCACCATCAATGACCATGGAGAGAGGATTTCCATCTCTCTAAGAGAACTATTGAAAAGATTAATTGAGAGGGAGCGTGAGGACACCACCTCTATCTTCATATACTGCGACTCCCATCACGCCTTTTCATGTCACGTCATGTACCATATCTCATCGCTCTCCTGGCCGTGACCGTCGTCGTCGGGGGAGCGGAGGCCGAGACAAGAGGGATGATCAATATTGACGCCGTCGAGGCCGACACCCAGGAAAGTCTGGTGATCTTCGGGACGACAAATATCGCCCCTGGAAATACACTGCAGGTCGAGGTGACCTCGTCGGGCTTTGAGCCAGTAGGGAAAGAGACCGAAGTACCGGCATATGGAGCACGCGGGACGGTGACAGTCGAGGCCGGGGCGCCGCTGAACACCTGGGAATTCGCGACCGAGGTCGACCTCCCGCCTGATGAGTACACCGTCACGGTCATGTGGATCGAAGGGGACGCACAGGCAAGCACCACCTTCACTGTCACTGAGGAGATGACCGGGACGGTCACGACGACTGCCAATGCCACGACGTCAGTACCTGAAACCCCTGAAACCCTGAAGACGCCTCCAACCGAGGCCGCGACTGGAGGGATAGCGAATGCCCT
This window encodes:
- the smc gene encoding chromosome segregation protein SMC codes for the protein MYITGIEIDNFKSFAKKTRIPFLEGFTVISGPNGSGKSNIIDSLLFALALSSSRGLRAEKLTDLINLNSGKNTAEVGITFSDGTEIRRRIKRTASNYYSYNYLNGKLVKQNDIVEFLAKFGVKPEGYNVVMQGDITRIMEMSDFERRKIIDEIAGVSEFEGKKARALDELEVVRERIEREEVVLFELDARLEELKHEREQALAYRHWQEQLEHFKGCRAAAQLRDMEKEHTSLLSKVADAETDLERTLLDLGIEQNDLEYLRGDLKEVDAEINEKSGSEYLKMISALEGAKGRIKVSESTIARLKKEKEGNLEGVNRAFLDEKRASERVQECTTQIRTLSVDRANLSMELAGAKAAVENLEAEIARGGQAAEDLKEHLFSLMRGVEEKKGARSEYLHRQDLLIEKSRMRTSEMERLQARLDEVRSGREGLAAEVEKVRKASAALVEKKSALDRDLSKAESTLFGRRSSLERIRKELQDTERELMRLEAQQQSRGGVGGPALEAVLGMDGVCGTVAQLGKTPPEYATALDVAAGGKLRYVVAESDGVAAEAIRYLKEQRLGRLTFLPMNKLKRREYPPVREAGVVGYAKDLLSFGPEYDLAFQQVFGTTLVVETLANARRLMGRYRMVTLEGELLERSGAMTGGYLKKKQQGGFGAAVEDEIARLSISLAEKREEATEFERSVARLTSEAEELRRRRSGIEQEAARYAMVLEEYERRTTSQQSDEGEFATSLAALKAEVEESAGELALVEAALDTVGDEIAALDREVEGLKQELDDTEIPRLTEELEQRRRECEGIERRLRNKEADVADAQRERQYFERRVEELAAERERLAEKNAGIDAEVSGAEAEIASAKAEIAGLEERQKVFSTELDGLRKKREEVAGAITEAEKRCAGLNAKADRVRLLIVSYKEKVTGLAAEIEELRGHAGEETDLSLSQIEDGIAEAERNMRAIGAVNMLAIEEYGRVCDRINERTEKKNVLSGERTSILERIEHFDTLKYDSFMEAFRAIDANFREIFACLTAGSGHLNLENPDDPFSGGLSFAVRPRGKKVQLLSALSGGEKSLTTLAFLFSIQKFMPAPFYAFDEVDMFLDGANVEQVAAMIRELSRNAQFISVSLRKPMIERADRVMGVTIRPDKSTLVTGVENHA
- a CDS encoding ScpA family protein, with product MHEEPVEILVQLAERGEIDPWNIDIVEVTDRFLSELERRRELDLRISGRTLFFAATLLRMKSEYLTTDPFEDEGEDDLDGSEEDEEILECAADETEPIEQLEREIQRRIGRKKVRRRPVTLYELITELKAAEKEERRRHRRRAQQQEIPPPHVSEVVAVAHDEDYGGAAGAVLGCYESLAPGGETVTVRALCDSLGKRTIDVYIPLLFLTLEGEVALWQEEYFGDVYVRRDLHGQSRDA
- the scpB gene encoding SMC-Scp complex subunit ScpB; this encodes MDRVAMLEAILFVAGAPVDYRDIAKMLKVRGDEVPALASELKTRLEGRAAPLEVLDSGETLYMVLKEEYSEFVYPLMRPEISRAVLRTLSVIAYRQPMLQSDLVGVRGSGAYAHVEELVERGLVARQRSGRSYELQTTPEFSRYFKTATLSSVQERLDVR
- the ppcA gene encoding phosphoenolpyruvate carboxylase, which produces MSTQHPDNVHIPFFAENTQLGGEDEVREAYYAYSHLGCGEQMWDCEGKEVDNFVVKKLLSRYGPFFHEHPLGKDVFLTLRVPNPEVEKAEAKILLETLESIPRSYDVAHLFSGGTTPPIFQVILPMASSYPAIDNIYQYYRDFVVGQQYKRLGGREKTIADWIGRFNPEKIDVIPLFEDQSSLLNAAKIVGRYMEDKNLDYQRVFLARSDPAMNYGMVGAILLDKVALYRLHLLAEETGVPIYPIIGVGSAPFRGNLSPETVERCTAEYPSVHTFTVQSAFKYDYPQDEVCKAVTDLEKREVSAPMEIREEDVLPVVEKCTVRYMESVTALSDLINRVAAYVPSRRKRKLHIGLFGYSRSMGGVTLPRAITFTSALYSIGLPPELLGLDALESDDIEYLREVYVNFDTDLADAVRYFDPESSYAPASLVQSVCDLVDVEPDPEHLECAASVRLAMKEGRTADVRSGILRAANIRHFLG